A window of Choloepus didactylus isolate mChoDid1 chromosome 21, mChoDid1.pri, whole genome shotgun sequence contains these coding sequences:
- the LOC119517585 gene encoding olfactory receptor 1013-like, which yields MEGKNFTKVKEFILLGFTVDLQLQRILFLIFLITYVFSLLGNITPISLICADSRLHTPMYFFIGNLSFLDIWYSSVYAPQILMTCISKDKSISFAGCLVQFFFSAGLAYSESYLLTAMAYDRYVAIANPLLYYQAMSPRLCASLVAASYFGGFLNSTIITSKTFTLSFCGNNVIDDFFCDLLPLVKLACDVKESYQAVLYFILASNIITPTVLILASYLFIIAAILNIRSTQGRLKAFSTCGSHLTAVTLYYGSILFIYSRPSSSYTLERDKAVSVFYTVVTPMLNPLIYSLGNKDVKAALKKMLDRDKVS from the coding sequence ATGGAAGGGAAAAATTTCACCAAAGTGAAGGAGTTCATTCTTTTGGGGTTCACAGTTGACTTGCAGTTACAGAGAATACTCTTTTTGATCTTCCTTATAACTTATGTCTTCAGTCTTTTGGGGAATATCACCCCGATTTCTCTGATCTGTGCTGATTCTCGactccacacacccatgtatttCTTCATTGGGAACCTGTCGTTCCTGGATATCTGGTATTCTTCTGTCTATGCCCCTCAAATCCTGATGACCTGCATCTCCAAAGACAAAAGCATCTCCTTTGCTGGCTGCTTGGTTCAGTtcttcttctctgctgggctggcttaTAGTGAGAGTTATTTGTTGACTGCTATGgcttatgaccgctatgtggccatcgcCAATCCCCTGCTTTATTACCAGGCAATGTCCCCGAGGTTATGTGCTAGTCTTGTTGCAGCTTCATACTTTGGTGGCTTTCTTAACTCAACTATCATCACCAGCAAAACATTTACCCTGAGTTTCTGTGGCAACAATGTCATCGATGATTTCTTCTGTGATCTGCTCCCTCTTGTCAAGCTGGCATGTGATGTGAAGGAGAGCTACCAGGCTGTGCTCTATTTCATACTGGCCTCCAACATCATCACTCCCACTGTACTTATTCTTGCCTCCTATCTCTTCATCATTGCTGCCATTTTGAATATCCGCTCTACCCAAGGCCGTCTAAAGGCTTTTTCCACTTGTGGCTCACATCTGACAGCTGTCACCTTGTACTATGGCTCAATTCTCTTCATTTACTCCAGACCAAGCTCTAGTTATACCCTGGAACGGGATAAAGCGGTGTCCGTGTTCTATACTGTGGTTACTCCAATGTTGAACCCTTTGATTTATAGCTTAGGAAATAAAGATGTGAAAGCTGCCCTGAAGAAAATGTTGGATAGAGACAAGGTatcttaa